taacttcagttcAAACTTACCTCCAGTGCGAGATTTATTCTAAGATTTTTTTCTCGGACCTTGTGTAGCGCTACTCTCAATGGATGCGACTTTACGAATTTGGGGAGTTCAGTGTAATGATCTGGTTATCAATACCAAATAGTCCCAGTTGGAGATCCTTCTCCAACTAATGGAGCTTCTGGCAGTTATGGAAAGCTCTTAAAACTTTTTAGGGTCTTGACTAGGTGGTACTTCGCCACCAAtgatacaggtcgtccttgattACAACTATCATTTATCGACTGTTAACAACAGCACCGGAAAAAGTAACTTACCATCAGGCCTTACAAACCATTGCATCACCCCCAGGACTATgtgattcaggtgcttggcaaccagcgtgtatttatgagagttgcgGTGTCTGGGGGTCATGTAATTGCCTTGTGCGACCTTCGCAGTCGGcttccaacaagcgaagtcaatggagaagccagattggcttaacaaccacataattcatttaacaactgcagtgatttccttaaaagccgtggcaaaaaaaggtcgtaaagttggatgtgactcatttaacaactgccttgtttagcaacagaaattcttatTCTAACTATGGTTGTAGGTTTAGGactgcaggcagtccttgacttacggccacaattgagcccagaatttatgttgctaagtgagaaattagttaagtgagttgtgccccattttatttcttgccacatttgttaagtgaatcactgcagttgttaacttagtaacccaggttgttaagtgaatgtggcttctccactgacttagcttgtcaggaagtcacaaaaggggatcccatgacccacccacccccactccaacactgcaatcatcataaatatgagtcagttgtcaagcatctgaatgtaaatcacctgcccatggggatgctacaaaggtcataagtgggaaaaatgatcgtaagtcacttttttcagttccgttgtaaccttgagcggtcactaaacaaactgttgtaagtcaagaactacctgtatctgtaCCATTTTATCTGAACCAGCATAAAACCTGTAAGAGTTCTTTTTGCGTTTTCTGGGCATTCATCCTATGTTGGTATTTTAGCTTGACAAGGCCCTGACCTGGAAGATTCCACCCCAAAGACCCCGTCAGTTTCATTGCACCAAACGTGTAGCAAGCGATTTAATTATCATGTCTTCTATATAAGCTTCCACTATCAACATGCTGCCATGCTAGCTGATCCCTCATATATTGCAGCTATGCTAGGTATCCCATGCTCTGACATGTTTGGagctctttgaattggattggcagcttttatacaggtagtcctcgacttatgactgatcatttagcaaccatttgaagttgtgACAACAGCCCTCCCTAAAATACTACAATTCGCTCCCGAAATTACCTCAGCTGCAGCATCCATCTGGCCATTTGCCCTTATGATACTTTAGCATGGCCCCACCATTTACTCCCCCATCCTGCCCTGCTGGGTCCCCCCACACAAATACACTGGTCCTGCTTTGCCACCCCACTGTGTACCATATGCCTGTGTCACTGGTTGCTTACTTACCGTTCATAGATCCGCAGAGCTGAGGAGGTCTGAGTAAAGAAGGAGAACAGGTCACTCTGTTGCTGGGCGATGTGGCACAACCCACGTGGCCATCTTTTTctgattaaaaaataatgttGGCACAGCTAATGCTGGCAGAGCTAAGGCGAGCATTagtgagaaaaagaaaaccaaaagctTTGCCAGCATTATTTTTCGGGGGGAATAAGTGAAGCCCAAGTGACCTTGGGGCAGGAAATGGAGCATAGGACATCTTGGGGTGTAGGGATGACCAAGGCAGGTGGACGTGCCTATACTAGTCCTAGCAGGGTCTCTTCCCGCCCCGAGGCACTCCATACTCCATTTAATGATCTGCATGTTTGTTTAATGAATGCATTGGGTGAGCAGGAATTGGGGGGAGGGTGTCATTAAGTGAGGAGATTCACATAACAGCCCTCCTGACTCTgagcataatgggcaggctccattactgaTGTAACTTAAAGACTACCTACCTATAAAGCCTTATTTTGAATGATGCATTTTGATGGTTAGCGACGTCATAACAGGAGTACCTACCCTCCGAAAATACTGTAAAGGTTGCTATTGCGATTTTGTAGCTGCGGTTCTTTGAGTGATGACATTGATCTGTGCATTCGTGTGGCCCACCTTCCATCCTGTGTAGGCAGCCATTGCACTGCAGCTATTTGTGTTGGCCTGAAGATACTGAGGTAAAATGATAGAAAGAGTATGACTGTCTAAAACACGAAAATCGGCTTAGCTCTAGAGAGTTCCGAACTAGATGGTAGAAGCAAATGACCAATGTGTGAATGCATTGATCACCTCtcaaaaaatcagaataaaaggCCAGCAACCTATTctttttacaatattttgttGCAGAATTTAGAGGTTTGGTCGTGGAAGTAGAGAGATGGAAACTGTGAGGAACTATGAAGTTGCTGATCAGGGCAGGGGTTGGCATCATTTTTAGGTGTCTTAATTCCATTCCTTTTCTCCACCAAACAAAACCAAACACAACCCTCCaaattttgacattttttttatcCCATTCATGCCCAGTCTCTTCTGCAAAGACACTGAAAttatattacaagtagtcctcaacttacaacagttcatttagtgaccattcaaagtttcaacgtcactgaaaaaagtgacttataactgtttttcacactgaacaactgttgcagcatccccatggacacataatcaaaattcagaggcttggcaacagaCTTATATTCATGACGGTTGCGGTGACGGTGGCATATGATCATCCCCTTTCGCAACCTTCTGACTAGCCAAGTCAATGGGttggccagattcatttaacagccatgttattaacttgacaactgcagtgatgtggcaagaaaagtcggaaaaatggggcaaaactcacttgcttaggaacataaattttggattcaattgcgggtgtgagttgaggactacctgtagattgcAACGTCCATTCATAGATTCATATGGAAAAACACCAACATTTtctgtgtttcatttttcttataagaTCTTGGCCTTTTTTTGGGAATCTGCCAATAGCATCTAGGAGTGTGGCAGACCACGAACCGTTGGTCCATATCTGAAGAATCTGTATCCGCTTCCTTAACATCGCTTTTCTTcagttcctctttttcttccaatccagGCATTACTTTAAACGAGTGATAGTGGCTGCCCGAACCAAGAATTCCCATCTGGTGCTGAAATGCTTTAAGGACATCCCTCTGGAAGGTCTGGAGCAGCTGCTGCCCTTGGTCAAAGTCCGCACCTCCATCTTCCACAGAGCTCTGCTCAACACCATGCTGGTTGTGAGCGGCTTGGCCCTCTTTGTGAACGTGGGCATGGTGGTGCTGTCCGACCTCAAGATAGGAACCACCACTCTGCTCTTCTTCTTTGCTGCCTTGATGGCCTTCCGGGCCTGGAAGGTAAGTCAGTCTCCAGGGTTTCCAGAAATTCAAGGGCTGtgagccaaaaaaacaaaacaaaaaaccctgctCAGACCTTCAAATTAATTAAACGCAGCAATATAATGTTTTAATAACTTTCCCCTTTCAGTAACATGAACGATTATAATTCATGGGCAATTCTTGAAGGGGCTCTTGGGGGCTCCGGACTAGGGAGATGGAGAGGCGTGATTATCCTTGTAGGAGCAAGCTTAATTTAATTGAGGTTCTTCTAGGGCAGAAAGCAGGCTTGGCCTCTTTCCCATGCAGCTGTCAAGAGCTTTATGGCAGAACACATGTCTTCTGCTTAGAGGAATCTCATGTGGTACAGCTGGAAAAAATAGCTCTTTTTTAGTATGTGGAGAGCTGCTGCCAAAGAGACAGCTCTGAGAGAGGAGGTCTTTAACTTCCTGTAGAAGGAAGATTTATGTCTTCCCGCAGACATTTTGGCTTTCTTTGAATAAATATCTGGGAAGGGAGTCCAGAACTTGGGGTTAAGATTTGCTTGGGACGAAAACTGATAGCGGCGAAGTACTTTTGATGCAGGGGTAGGTAATCTTTTGAGGGCTTAAGCTGCACTTAACTTCTGGGGTTGCAGAAGGGTTGCATGGTGAAGGCTGATAAATGCAAAGGAGACAGTGCCCTGCCTTGGTTAGGGCTTGATTAGATAttttcctgatattttttttttgaaagaagcaGCAGGCTGAGGTTTCTCTGTGTCTTAAATTTGTTAGAATTCGTAATAATGTCTGTGGTTCCTGCTTCACTGGCAAGAAACAATGCCAATAATTTTCTTCATTCTTGTCCCTTAACTTTAGCAGAAAAGAGAGGCCGCTCAAAGGGACTGCCTCTTTTCCATCGAGACTTAACTGTATGACCCTTCCATATTGGAAATATTCATAAACATTTTACTAGCATATCATAACTGCAGTTTTGTTCCCATCATGTTACAGAGAGGTGACTTGCTTCCTCCAAGAGGCCAGGATCTCAGTTTGCGTTTTGCTATGTCTCTCATGCATATGACCCTCCCCTCCCTCACACTTGGCCTCGTAAAGGATTCaaattcagaatcagaatagagctggaagggactttggtggtcttctagtccagccccctgctcaagcaggagaccctatataccattgtccagtctcttcttaaaaacctcctgtgatgaagcacctacaacttctgaaggcaagctgttcctctggttaattgtcctcactgttacgaagtttctccttaattccaggttgcctctctccttgattagtttccatccattgtttcttgtcgtgctctctggtgctttggaaaataaatttactCCTTCcactttgtagcagcccctcaaaataCTGGAAtggtgctatcatgtcccccctaaaagtccttcttttctctagactggccaagttCAAatactgcaattgttcttcatatattttagtctccaggcctttaatcatcttacttgctcttctttgcactttttccaaagtctcaacatcttttttgtaatgcggtgaccaaaactggacacagtatacCAGGTGTGGTCTTTAggaagatagtccttgacttacagccaaaattgagccccagatttttgttgctaaatgaaacattggtTATgtgaatttgtcccattttacaacctttcctgctacACTTGAATCACATGCAATTATtgaattagtaacacaattgttaagtgtgaatctggcttcaagctgactttacttgtcagaatgtTGCAAAAACTCAACACATGaccctgcaactatcataaatatgaattggttgccaagcgtctgaattttgattatatgaccatggagatgctgtaacagtcatgTGTGAAAACCAGCCATAgctcacttttttcggtgccgttgtaaccttgaacagccattaaatgaactgttgtaagtcaaggactacctatattctgtATTGTTTTCCTAGGTCTTTGGCCAGCGGAGGAACATCCACTCTCTCGAACTGGTGCATATGCTGTACTACCGCAGCACCTCCAATAACTCAGAGCTTTTGGATGCCCTGACTCTGCGGGCCCAGGAGGAGCATGCCAAGGAAGTCATCTTGGCGCACAGTTTCCTCTTACGGCGCcaccagcaacagcagcagcccctTCCAAAGGAGGCAGGGGTGGAAACAGGTAAGTCTAACTCTGATTCCTTGGTCTGGAATAGGGGTGCCAAGAGACGAATGGGGCCTTTCTCTGAGAAGTCATTTTCAGTAGGCTCTCTCTGACTCCTCTCTTTGCATTTTGCAGACTCCAGCCTTGTTGAACACCTGAGGAAACAGGTTGAGGCTTGGCTGCGTCTACGCTCTGGGCTTGAAATTAACTTCTGTGCCGAACGTGCCTGCAAGCATCTCAAGGAATTGGAAGTTAAGGGAGCAGCCCATCCTGTCATTGGATAAGAGCTTCCTAGGATTGTTTTAATTGGTGTTTGGGGCTCTAAATCTGCCTTGTCCCTGTGGCATTGAGCATGCCAGGCTTGGAAGGCGAGAGGATGCGAACCTTGTTTTTCCAAAGCATTAAAAGAACAGGGCCCTGTGGTGTAGTCACTTGTGCCACATGGATCCTTAGAAGCTATTGGATTTCAGCTCCTGAGATGTGCTTCCTTTAACGCCAGATTTTCTTCCAGATAGCCTGTTGAAAACGTGCTGTAATGTTTGCATGCTATGAAAATACTATTTGGAGTACAACCTTAGACCTCATTATACAAAGCCATTCTGCACCTCAGATTCTCTTCTTTGCAGAaagggactttcttgcttttaaaatatCAGCACATTTTATTAGACGcgctgtgttttttgttttttttttcctttgagctgtttatttttctttccccaaGGAATGAGTGGAAGCACTTTACATTTGAAATGAGCATTGTGCAAAGCAGTGAATCTCTTTTGCATTTAGGGCGAGATGGGTTTTTAATATCATGTGCTAGCCTGCTGGGGGCATttctgaaaaatatattaaatcacTTCTATAGCACTTTGAAATGCATAGTATACACTTAATGCCAAGCTTGAAAGCCATATTGCACACTAGGCTtccttgctttaatttttttttcctgccagttTTACAAAGGTGGCAGAGGTTCATGCTTTCCATCCTGTGTGGTCCTGAACAAAATAGCAGGTTCagattgtttgtagagaaaaaaattcaatagGTAAGTTCTGATTTACTGGAAGAATAGATCCCTATTCCTCTCGGTTCAGTAATTTTTACACTAAAACACAAACATTTGCCCTTCAAATTTGAAGTCTGGTAATTTGCACATAGTTAAGGAATTCTGTTATGGGGGCAGTGGATGCGTTGCTGGAAGACCAGGTCATAaagagattgtcatggagaacatGGTATTGCCAGGACTCATTGTTTAAGTAGGGTCTTGTCtctacccctcagtgtgactgtggtgctcctcAACAAAATATCCATCACATTGTGTCCGAATGTCCATCAAGAGGACATTACACCAGCCCaatgactgattttttttaacatagaccaccctgtccttgaatggctgggtggactggacattaacatttgaaccactataagtccatgtatttgccgtacgctaaataaataaatgtcatggagaaaatatatGCGGTCACTAAGAATTGACAATAACTTGATGGCATATTATTGGGTGCATGAATTGGAGCGTTTTCACTGCATGTGAACCTGTTCTTATTCTACTCCTATGGTGGCTCCCTGCATATTGACTTTTGTCTATATGGATGGGTAGCTGATGTATGTTCAATGCATGGGTGTAtgtattttattctaaaataCATACTGCACCTGTTCTCGAAACAGGTGCAGCCTTGCCCACTGCTAGCTGGAAGACATAAGGCCCCTCCCATTTCTCTTTCCCATCTTCCTTCGTCTCAAGAAAGCCTATGTATTCTTTGGGGAGTTGCCAGAGAGAAGCATGTATCAGATCTGTCTTCTGTCCACACAAGTGAAATTATGACAGGAGCAGCAAGAGCAGCAATCCAAATTTCTCTAGTTTCTATTTAAAGGTCAatcatagacttttttttttttttggctttgcgATGAGTGAGGGAAATGCTGTTTAAAAGTGTTCCTCTGGTCTCAAGAGATCCAATAGTAAACACATTTGTAGTATAATGATTTAGGTTGACAACATTTCCACGCTGTTCATTTGAGATCCTTCAAGGAGACTAGTGCTGCTATCTAGTTACCTTTTCAAGATGTTGACCGAATTGATTTCCAGGGTGATACCTATCTGGATGGTGGTAGGAGAGGAGCCTCAGAACAGACAGCTTTGGCCTAGCTTTAAACCTGAGTTTAAATCACAGATTATCCGCTTCCACCCAGTGGGAATGCAGTCATAGTTTGTGGGAGATACAGGATGGTCTCTTTCTTATGTGCAATAAACTTTTTTTGTGCATCACTGCATTTTCCTCTCTTCAGTGTGTCTGTTTTTGCATGGCTTGCTGAAccctaaggtgctttttcagaagcaagtggactttgtttttccttgaagatgtttcacttctcatccaagaaccttcttcaatTCTGGTTTACTGAAGTTCCCAGTTCTTGGAATTTTGGGAACATGTTGtggttacaatcttttttgccacacttgttaagcaaatcactgtagttACTAGCGAATCATGtagccgttaagcgaatctggcttctcccattgactttgtgagACGCTGGCTGGGCAAGTCGAAACTGGCAATTACataaccccgggacattgcaaccattgtaaatgatTGCTggttgccaaattttgatcatatgaccatgaggatgctgtggCGGCCATAAGTGTGAGgcttagtcataagtcacttatcaGTGCCATTGATAACTTTgatcaatcactaaatgaatggttgtaagtcaaggactaactgtaactTGTTGTAGGTCATTTCCGAATGGCACGTACAATCCAAACAGATGTATTTTTGTATAGATACCTCTCTTGAGAGCTCAAGGGTAGATACACCATTTCTAGCTACCACTGAGCATCAGGGACAGAAGAGCTTGTAAAACGAATGGATTATATGTTGTCATCTAAAGCATGATGGTGAGTTCAATTCCTGGTAGAGGGTTTAAAAATCAGAATAACATCTGGCTATCCGTGTGTAAAGACTATCAATAAAAATGCAACTGTTCACGTGGTGACTCGTGGTGGTCCATATAATTGTCAGGGCAATTTCTTTTTGATTTGAGTTGGCTGGTACTCAGCCCCCAATAATATCCTTGTTGGATATTATATTAGAATTTGACATCTGGGCAAAACAGTGGTTGATTTCAAAGCAATAACTACTCTGCCTTTTCCTCAGCACAGGCAatccttgtttaatgaccgtcttgtttagcagctgcttgcagttacaacAATGCTTAACTTTTGCTCAatagttgttattttttttttataaataatttttatttccattttcaaacattatatttatgtacaaactattatccatcattaatcattaatttttatttattactaattcaggcctgcccgattgccacttcctttcttcacaacctccctctctaccctctactactttcccatccatcctcacctccttcactttactacttcctctcctccttctccactccttccttcttccaccctatctaaccttcttattcccctcctccttctctactcattcctacctactttcttccctccttctactcctctctccttttcttcctgaaatggcagtcgagcatccccaatatcatttaaaatttttaatttcatatcttcaaaaattactgtacattaataatcaatccatgtatcatttcccgccctttccccccccccttcccccccccagacttcccagagcaaataccggtattatgaccaacaatcacaatctAACGTATaccaaatatacataacctcccacctttaaaaagacttccggtatggctccgcttcgtggagagcagctatgatttagctgctaactccctagtcagtaagagctgtcaggacatcgtaaatctgggtccgacagcttggaattctttccttcgggcaaagaaggaaagatgagcattcaggttcaAAGTTGAGACACCCTGATAAGCTTCAAAGGCTTACGGGGGagatctccttccatagcctaataagctcctggctgggtgaggcttctgcctttatggcggacaaacgaagtgtccaatttccacggctggagttgatttatgatggactgtaacgtggacggagcagaaactggagttttaacatttgtttgtaagaagactgcaagcccctgaggatatatttgctgcgaagataggagagaagaaagcaaatggcggttttgtggaatgtgtatattgaaaatgaaagttaaagaaatgcttactaacagctagcgtcaaaatagaagatatataggaatgattaaatggaagaaacgagaatcttatgatttatattttttcttcttttttgggattatagtgatttagaagaaaagttttttgaatttttctttttgaattttttcttcttcttggtccattatcaagctatatatatacatatacatatacatatacatatacatatacacatacacatacacatacacatacacacacacacacacacacacacacacacacacacacacatatatatatatatatatatatggcttttaagcaaatagtgccaaaagtcattaaaaactttgaaatttattcagctcagattcaaaaattaaaagaagaaattaaaaaggaattaagaatttttttacaggagtttttggagagtcattttttagaaatagatcaaaaatttgatgaaatagagaaagagatgttggattttaaggaagtggtggaagagcagaagagggaaatgaaaatggtaaaggatgcaattgcgcaaatattgagctcttgtattcagatggaggatgattttgcagaaattaataaagctaatttagagttgcaaaggaaaatagaagaaactcaaaaaaatcaaaacaattggaacttagataataagatggaagatatacaggcaaaggtagatagggcagatgaagaaagagtaatattacaatatagattaatggaatatgctataagggtgagggggttgaaacaaaataggaaggaaaatttaaaggagatttttacgcaagcctttgctcagataaagggtgtggagccggaagattttgagactaatattgaaagaatttatcgtgttaattcttggtgggcaagacaaaatagagtaccgagggatgtggttatttattttacaactaaaaaggttaggtatgaaattttgcaagccttttataaaaataaatttcaaatattgggacaagatataaaaatgatgaaggaaattcctcctaaaatgttaagaaagagaagagaatttgcttttttagtggatgagtttaagaaacatcagatatattttagatgggaagtcccaatgggtttgtcagtgaattttagaggcagaaagtattttcttaattcagttatgaaagcaagacatttttatattaatgttttaaagagtgggaatcctttgttgttagatgctaagttaactggtttggaaatgatggaaaatagaatgggagaggggaggaatgtttaagatgtgaatatgatgattatggttaatttttggaattgatttgtttaggatataaattataggatttttgttatttgctattcgtatggtataaatctatgggatgatattattcaattgtgaaggatggaaagtgaaatttatgaatttagataatgtggatgtaatgattttaactgcttactgttatattgtggatgaatactatatttgagagattttatttgaaatgatatttgattgatggagtagtattggaagattggatattaaatcttatgacaattgaagaaatatataagtgatgaaaatttgaatttgagaagctggattgtaaattaagaaatggacttatgaaatttgaaggaatatacaagtggctgggaaaaaaaattgaactttagaagatggattaatttttaaaatggactgtaagaagaatggacattaaatgttatggcaattgaagaaatatataagtgataaaaatttgagttcgagaagatggacagtaatttgagaaatggacttatgaaatttgaaggaatatacaagtgggaaaaaaaattgaatttgagaagatggattaattttaagattggactgtaagaagaattaatatgtgaagttggtattgcttctcttcttttccttttttttaaattattctttcctatctttttatttttattgtgaggggatctaaagttttaaatagttgttatttttttataagcGAGATGAATCAACTTGTGCAGGTGTAATAAAGGACAGATTCCTAAGATGTGTACATTGCGCTTTGATGCCACCGCTGAAATTAGCTTCTTCCAACATCCACTATTGCAGTATACATGGGAACGTCCCCATGTATATAGTTTGTCAATTCCTACTCTTATTTCTCACATAATCTTTCGATTTCTAGTCTTCACTACTTGCCTCTCATTATTTCCTTCACTGTTCCAAATCAGTCTTCACTTGCCCCTTTCTTTTATTGAATTAATTCGTCCCAAGCCCGTAGAATAAGAAAAACTAAAATCACCCTTTAGAAATATAGTGTTTGTGTATATGAACATATTGCTCACAGTGAAAAGGTAAATGGAGAGATTCCTGGTTAGCATTTGGATGGGAGACACCAAGATTTCAGAGCTATTGCCTGaatagttgaaaaaaaaaattgaggtggTAGTAGCATAATTAGCCATATGGTTGCCAGGAAACTTTAAAGTGAGTGTACAATGTGAGGGAAACTACAAGCACTGCTATGCAATCTATCCCAGGCCTAGATCAAAACCACTGTAATTTAAATCTCATGTTAAAATCCCCAATCCCAGCTTTCTTTATTGTAAATATAAAATGGAGGCAACTTGGCCACGTTGGTCAGGCAATCTTTTTATCTGAACATCTTTCCCAAATTGTGATTAATGATGGTAACGTATTTTTGCATTGAGACACAGATTAGGATGGAAAATCCTACAGAATAAACCATAACTACATCGTATTAATACCTACTtgtttaaaacaatgtttttcaaacacAGTAACTTTTtaagatgtggacttcaattcccagaattccccagc
Above is a window of Ahaetulla prasina isolate Xishuangbanna chromosome 4, ASM2864084v1, whole genome shotgun sequence DNA encoding:
- the TMEM143 gene encoding transmembrane protein 143 isoform X2; this translates as MLSITRLALGTKIIGLSLRGKASLATTMVKYRKMRKPAEPQNWAMDYQEKYIPFSKNQLVEALVKTLYTPIDPDRDTLQEFPLTDAERLMKEQKVLATMEPLLDQANFNKLSEDALAYALIVNHPHDEVQVTVNLDQYEYITFWALGQRIGPLRVMAATRAQRAGFFSTARIPADRHYFKRVIVAARTKNSHLVLKCFKDIPLEGLEQLLPLVKVRTSIFHRALLNTMLVVSGLALFVNVGMVVLSDLKIGTTTLLFFFAALMAFRAWKVFGQRRNIHSLELVHMLYYRSTSNNSELLDALTLRAQEEHAKEVILAHSFLLRRHQQQQQPLPKEAGVETDSSLVEHLRKQVEAWLRLRSGLEINFCAERACKHLKELEVKGAAHPVIG
- the TMEM143 gene encoding transmembrane protein 143 isoform X1; this encodes MLSITRLALGTKIIGLSLRGKASLATTMVKYRKMRKPAEPQNWAMDYQEKYIPFSKNQLVEALVKEFHSSNHEERNSFLQFVSQVDSSLVHHYYSVLEKLQTLYTPIDPDRDTLQEFPLTDAERLMKEQKVLATMEPLLDQANFNKLSEDALAYALIVNHPHDEVQVTVNLDQYEYITFWALGQRIGPLRVMAATRAQRAGFFSTARIPADRHYFKRVIVAARTKNSHLVLKCFKDIPLEGLEQLLPLVKVRTSIFHRALLNTMLVVSGLALFVNVGMVVLSDLKIGTTTLLFFFAALMAFRAWKVFGQRRNIHSLELVHMLYYRSTSNNSELLDALTLRAQEEHAKEVILAHSFLLRRHQQQQQPLPKEAGVETDSSLVEHLRKQVEAWLRLRSGLEINFCAERACKHLKELEVKGAAHPVIG
- the TMEM143 gene encoding transmembrane protein 143 isoform X3 → MSGFFLKEFHSSNHEERNSFLQFVSQVDSSLVHHYYSVLEKLQTLYTPIDPDRDTLQEFPLTDAERLMKEQKVLATMEPLLDQANFNKLSEDALAYALIVNHPHDEVQVTVNLDQYEYITFWALGQRIGPLRVMAATRAQRAGFFSTARIPADRHYFKRVIVAARTKNSHLVLKCFKDIPLEGLEQLLPLVKVRTSIFHRALLNTMLVVSGLALFVNVGMVVLSDLKIGTTTLLFFFAALMAFRAWKVFGQRRNIHSLELVHMLYYRSTSNNSELLDALTLRAQEEHAKEVILAHSFLLRRHQQQQQPLPKEAGVETDSSLVEHLRKQVEAWLRLRSGLEINFCAERACKHLKELEVKGAAHPVIG